CTCGGTATTTGCCGAAGAGAAAAAAACGATCACCATCAAGGGATCGGACACTATGGTCATCCTCGTCCAGAAATGGGCGGAAACGTATCCGGATAAAAAAGTTCAGTTCCAAGTAACAGGCGGTGGATCCGGAACCGGAATCGCAGCTTTGATCAACGGAACCACCGACATCTGCTCCTCTTCTCGTCCTTTAAAGCCCCAAGAAATTCACCAGTTGAAGGAAAAATACAATTCCAATGGTGTGGAAATCAAAGTAGCCGTGGATGGATTGTCTCTCTACATCAATAAAAAGAACCCGGTTTCCCATCTTACCCTAGCTCAAATCCGGGATATTTTCACCGGAAAAGTGACGAATTGGAAGGATGTAGGCGGAGAAGATCACAAAATCATACTCTACAGCAGAGAAAACAATTCCGGAACATACGAATACTTTAAGGAACACGTCCTGGAGAAAAAGGATTTCGATCCTGCTGCACAGCACATGGTCGGAACTGCCGCTCTTGTAAATGCGGTCGGTAAGGACAAATGGGGCATCGGATACGGCGGAGCTGCATACGCTTCCGAAGTAAAAGAAGTCGCCGTTGCCATAGATGATAAATCCAAACCGGAGCTTCCTACGGAAACGAATATCCTTTCCAACAAATATCCGATTTCCAGATACCTATATTTTTATCTCAGAGAAGTACCGAAAGACGATACGAAGAAATTCGTGGACTGGGTGATCGGCAAAGACGGCCAGAAAGTGGTTCACGATGTCGGCTACTTTCCTTTGAAAAAGAAATAAGATAGTCGTTAGGTTTTAATGAGCAAATTCGAATCTCTTTTGAGATATCTACTCCATCCGCAAAAGCGAAGAGTGGATAGTTTTGCGGAATTTACGATCAAGGTCGTGGCCGCGACTTCGATTTTGCTCATTTTGCTGATCTTCTTATTCGTTTTTAAAGAAGCCTCTTCCCTCTTCTTTTCTCCTCCCAAAGCAAAAATCTCAAGCGAAACCCAAGTGCCCTCTTCTTATGGAGAGGCTCCGACCTCCTATGGATCGGATGCTCCGAGCGAGTACAACCCGGACGGTGGCGGACAAATCCATCTGGGACCGAAACCTACCGCGAAAGAGGAAGTTCCTAACGAAGAACCTTCCCTTTGGGAAAATCTGATCGGGACAATTTGGCAACCGATTTCCACCATTCCGAAATTCGGCATTCTTCCTCTGATCGTCGGAACCGCAAAGACCACTTTTATCGCGATCTTAATCGGCGCTCCTCTGGCCATTTTGGCGGCATTAAACGTAACCTTCTTTTTGCCCATGCGAATCCGTGAATTCATAAAGCCTACCATAGAATTGCTAGCCAGCTTTCCTTCCGTGGTGATCGGATTTTTCTGCCTCATGGACGTGGCAACGGTGGTAAAGTCGGTGTTCGATTTGGACTTTCGACTGAACGCGATCACGGGAGGAATCGGCCTCTCCATAGCCGTAATCCCGATCATATTCACCGTAGCCGAAGATGCTTTAAATACAGTGCCCCAATCTTATAGGCAAGCCTCTCTGGCCTTAGGAGCTACGGAATGGCAGACCGCTTACAGAGTCATGCTTCCCGCCGCACTACCCGGAGTTTTTGCGGCGGTTCTTTTAGGCATTGGCCGTGCCTTCGGAGAGACCATGATAGCTCTCATGGCTACCGGGAACGCTCCTTTGATGTCCTTCGGAGTGTTCGACCCTTCCAGAACCTTTGCCGCAACGATCGGAGCGGAAATGGGAGAGGTCATCTGGGGATCAAATCATTATAATATTCTATTTTTATTAGGCGTTCTTTTGTTCGTATTCACTTTTTCGCTGAATGCAGTCACCGAATTGTACGTCAAAAAACGGTTAATGAAAAAATTCCACGGCTCCTAACGAAAATCCCTGAACGAATCCGGTTGTTATCCCATTGAAATGGAAAAAAGTCCGCTTAAACCGCAAACGAAGACTGAAAGATAGAATCGCCACGATCGTAGCCGAAGGTATTCCGATGCTTTCGACGATCCTGATCGTATCCTTGATCCTACTCATGCTCGGCAACTTCATATTCCGCGGGTTATTAAACGTAACCTGGGAATTCCTGAGCGCGGCTCCGAAAAATAACAACCTCGAAGGAGGTATTTTCCCTGCGATCTACGGAACGGTATATCTTGTTTTTATAATGATTCTTTTCAGTATTCCTATCGGCACTGCGACGGGAATCTTTTTGGCGGAATACACGGATCGCGACTCCAGATTTACGTCGACTCTACGATTTGCGATCAACACGCTTGCCGGAGTACCTTCTATCGTATTCGGATTATTCGGTGTGGGCTTTTTCATCCAATTCGTCGGAAAAGGGATCGATTCCGTAGCGGGACATAGCGCTCCGGTTTGGGGAAAACCCGCGATTCTTTGGTCTGCGGCTACCCTCGCCGTACTGACCTTACCGGTTATCATCATTTCCGTGGAAGAAACCATGCGTAGCATTCCCCGAGAGATGCGCGAAGCAAGCCTGGCGTTAGGCGCCACCAAATGGCAGACGATTTGGAACCTGGTTCTTCCGAATTCGGTCACCGGAATCTTGACCGGTGCCATACTCGCGATCGGGAGAGGGGCCGGCGAAGTCGCGCCTATCATGTTCGTGGGAGTGGTCTATTCTCTCCCCGACCTCCCCACGAAATTGACTGACCAATTCATGCATTTGGGCTACCACTTATTCGTGCTTGCAACCCAATCCCCCGACGTGGACAAAGCCTTACCGAAACAGTACGCTACTACTTTGGTGCTTTTGGCTCTCACGTTCGGAATGAGTTTTTTCGCGACTTATATACGATTCAGAATCCGAAAAAACAAGGGCCGTCTAGGCGCTTAACGATTGTATAAAAAAGAACGACGACGCGAGGAGAAATTCGCAGGTGAAAGAAAGCCATAAAGTAAAAATAAAATCCCGCCACTTCGATTTTTTCTACGGAGAGAGTCAGGCCCTGCATGAAATATCCCTGGACATCCACGCTAAAAAAGTGACCGCTTTCATCGGGCCCTCCGGTTGCGGAAAGTCTACGTTCTTAAGATCCATCAATAGGATGAACGACGTCATCGACGGAACCAGCGTCGGCGGGAAATTGGAGATCGACGGGATCAACATCTACGATCCGTTAATGAATGTCGTCGAATTACGCAAACGTGTCGGAATGGTATTCCAGAAATCCTTTCCGTTTCCGAAATCCATTTACGAAAACATCGCTTTCGGCTTGAAAATGAATTTTAAACTTTCCAAAAGCGAGATGGACGGAGTTATCGAGGAAAGTCTAAAGAAAGCGGCGATCTGGAAAGAAGTCAAGGATCGTCTGAACGATAGCGCCTTGGGGCTCTCCGGCGGGCAACAGCAAAGGCTTTGCATCGCCAGAGCCATAGCGATGAATCCGGAAGTGATCCTGATGGACGAGCCTTGTTCCGCTTTGGACCCGATTTCCACCAAGAAAGTGGAGGAATTTATCGCGGAATTCAAGGATTCCTATACCATAGTCATCGTAACCCATAACATGCAACAGGCGGCCCGGATCAGCGATTATACCGGATTATTCTATATGGGAAAACTGATGGAGTTCGATACTACCAAAAAGATCTTCAATAACCCTTCCAAAAAAGAGACCGAAGACTATATTTCGGGAAAATTCGGCTGATCTTTCCCATTCCGTTACATTAGGATTTTATTCCGAAACCCCGACGAAAATCGCTTTTCAGCCGGAGATGTGTAACCTATAAATTAGCTCGGACGAATCTTGTTTCGATGCTGACAGAATCTTCACACTTAGTCGAGTCCCTCTCCGGAGTCCTAACGCAACTTGCCGACATCGTCTCGAAAGTACCCGTTGAACCTTATACCAGACCCTTGCCCATCCTTTCCGGCTCTTCCGTGGGCAAGCATGTTAGGCACTCCATAGAATTCGTGGAGGCTCTTTTAAGGGGACGGGAAAACGAAACGATCTCCTATGATCGGAGAGAAAGAAATCCTTTGTATGAGGAGTCTCCTTCCGCCGCCTCCGGCCGCCTCGGTGATTTGGCCTCCGTGATACGAATTTGGAACTGGAGCGGCCCTGTGTCTCTCTCCTACATCGCCGATCCTTTTTCGGAGAAGGAAGGATCGACGGACACCTACTGGGAAAGGGAATTATTGTACGTACAGGAACATACCATACACCACGATGCGATGATCCGGATCGGATTGGAATATGGATTATGTTTTTCTAATATTCCTAGCGCTTTCGGATTCGCATTCTCGACGATCCAATTCGAACGTTCGATAGCCTTACCTATGGGTTGGGATCCGGTGATTTAGGACCGGAATGAAACTCGAAGATGCGAACGAAACTTCTCTTTTAAGACTTTTCGACCCTATGGAGTTTTGGCCCGCTTGGAAATTGTATCTTCCCGTCGTTCCTTGGATCGCCTTCCTCAGCTTCCGTTCCCTAAGGCCTGGATCCTTTTCCTCTTTAGGCTTCGGAACGATCGCAGCCGCGAATCCGGGAATTCCGTTGGGAGGACTCGTCGGAGAATCGAAGTTCGACATCCTTTCCCGACTTTCTCCGGAATACGTCCTAAAAAATTTCCGAGTAGATGGGGATTCGCGCAACGAAGAAAGCGTAGAAAGGGAAATGCGGAAACTTGGTTTGGACTTTCCCGTCATCATAAAGCCCGACGCAGGTCAACGCGGACAAGGAGTCCGGATCGCCCGTCGAAAAGAGGATCTCCGAAGTCTTCTTGCGGAATCGAACGTTCCTTTGCTCGTACAGGAATTTCACCCTGGACCGTACGAGGCTGGAATTTTTTATTATAGATACCCCGGTCAGAAATCCGGAAAAATTTTCTCCATTACCCGAAAAGTATTTCCTCGAGTGACCGGAGACGGTAAATCCACTCTCGAAAATCTCGTATTATCCCATCCCAGATTCAGAATCCAGAAAGAGGTATTCCAAAATAGATTCCCAGAAATTTGGAAACGCGTACTTCCTTCCGGAGAAACCCTGCCCCTCACCGAAGCCGGAAACCATTGCCAGGGAACCCTTTTCCTGGACGGAAAAGAATGGATGAGTCCCGAATTGGAGGATGAGATACAGAAAGCCACTTCCCCTTTCGAAGATTTTTACTTCGGAAGATACGACGTCCGTTTTTCTTCCCCGGAGGAATTAAAACTCGGAAAGAAATTTAAGATCGTGGAATTGAACGGCGTTACGTCGGAGTCCACGAACTTATACGATCCTAGGTTCAGCGTCCGGGAACGATATACGATCCTTTTTAAGCAATGGGAAATCCTGTTCAGAATCGGCCGCGAATCGAAAGGGAAGAAGGCGGGACTCTTTCCCATACTGGCGGCATTATGGAATTTTTATAAAGGGGGAAGAAAAATTTCCGATCTTTCCGTTTAAAACCCGTGGAAAAAGTCCTTTCTTCCGCCGACGGGTATGCGAATAGTAATACCTTTCGATCGTGAGGAGGTCCGCGTGAAATTCAGGTTTTTAAATTTCGTCTTCTTCCTTGTAGGGGATCCTAAAAAGAACTCCATGGAGCATAGGCTTTTCAATTCGGTCGCTTTAATCAACGGATCTCTGAATATTATCGGATCCGTTTTTCTTCCTCCGAGCGAATATTACCTAAGAATTCTGCTCTTAAACTCCGTTTCGGGAGTCGCGCTCTTGGCCATGTACTACCTCTCCCGGGTGAAGAGTATCTACTATTCCTTATATTGGCCCTTCAATCTGACCATCCTGATGTATCTCTCTTCCGTTTGGTTTTTGAACGGAGGATCGCAAGGAGGAAATCATTACTATTTCATTCCCGCCTTGGTCATAGCGACAGTGCTGCTCCGCGACCAGAACGTTTTCCTGGTGTATGGACTCTACGCTTTGTTCACGATGACTCTCTACGGATTAGAGTATTTTTATCCGAACTTCATCGTTCAGACGAACGATACAAGAGAATTGAGATACGGCGATCTCGCCGGGAATTATTTATTCGTACAGATCCTGACCGGAATCCTGATCTTTATTATGGCCAGAAACCTGAATGTGGAAAGAGGAAAATCGGAGAATCTCCTCCGGAACATTCTACCCGAAACGATCGCGGACGAACTGAAGAAGAACGAACGAGTGGCTCCGATTCGTTATGAAAACGTTTCGGTCCTTTTTACGGATATGGCCGGCTTTACTCGAATATCCGAAAGCATGACTCCCGAGGAACTCGTGGGAGAACTGGATCTTTTTTTCAAATACTTCGACCGCGTCACCAAACGCTACGGTCTTGAAAAGATCAAAACCATAGGGGATTCCTACATGGCAGCGGGAGGTCTTCCCGTTCCGAACTCTACCCATGCGGTGGACGCTGTCCTTTGCGGATTGGAATTTCAGGAATTCATGTTGAAAAATAAAATCGAAAGGGAACAAGCGGGACTTCCGTCTTGGTCCTTGCGCCTGGGCATCCATTGCGGCAGCGTAGTGGCGGGAGTCATTGGAACCGAAAAGTTCGCATACGACATTTGGGGCGATACCGTAAATACCGCTAGCAGAATGGAAAGTTCCGGACTTCCCGGAGAAGTGAATATATCCAAGCAGACGTACGAATTGGTAAAGGACTTTTTCGATTGCGAACCGAGAGGCCTAGTTAAGGCGAAAAATAAAGGAGAAATAGAAATGTATCTAGTCAAAGGAATCCGACCGGACCTTGTGGATCCCGGAACCAAAGACACTCCGAGTCATTCCTTCTGGCGCCTCTATTCCGCCCTCGAAGGACAGGAGAAACAAGAGATCAGTTAGGAAGATTCCAGCCGCCTAAAATCCGGGAAGGATCTACCTGAGCGTCGTACGGAACCGTGTCTTCGGCCCCGGGGTTCCTTTCCTTGTATCTGTTCCTTTCGTTAATCTCCTCGGAGAATCGCTCCGAGACGTTTTCGGAAAGTGTGGCCGGCGGAAAGCGGTCCGGGTTCTCTTCTATATAACGAAGATACGCGCCTAGAATATTCAAAAGGAGGTCTAACTCGGTGGAAAAGACTCCGAAAATATTTCCGAGCGCGGCATTGCCGCATCTGTAAGAGAAAACGGAGGCGAGAGAGAATAATTTTTTAGGGGCGAGAATCTCCAAACTTCTCCAGGCTTGGTCTCCTTTGGTTGCCAGGGCGAAGGAAAGGAATTCCGCGTTTATTTTTGAAATCGTTACGATAGGAGCGTTTTGACCGATGTACGGTTGGTGAGAACGGACAATACCGTCGATTTCGGAGGGATCTTCTAGGATAAAAGAAAGGCAGGCGCTGGAATAAGCTTCGTCCAATCTTCTTGCGATTAAGCCGGCAAGGTAAACGCAGATTTCCCCTCCCGGTTTCGAGGACAAAGGACTGAGAAAATTCTCTAGCAGTAAAACATGGCTCCGGAACGTTCCGTTCCAGGAACCTTTAGGAAGTCTGGACAGGTCCATGCGATCCTCCTACTCTCTTCTATTAAGAACGATCTATTTTGGAAAAAGTTAAGCAATTTTCGGATTTTTTTAAGATGTACACTAAACACTTCCCTCTAGTTTTATCCTTATGTTTCCTTGCAGGCTGTACTTCATTTCCGGAATGGAAAATGACGGAGGCGGAAGCTCTTCAGGATTTTTCCCGAGCCGGCGTGGCTTACAAAGAAATCGATACGAATCAAGGGAGCGATTCCGCCATCCACTCCGTTTCGGTAGGGTGCCTCGGAAAGACCGATAAGGATCTGCTCGTTTTTATCCACGGCTCTCCCGGAAATTGGATTCATTTCTGGAGATACATGAAGGACCCGGATCTACTTTCCGCCTTCTGCATGATCGGATTGGACAGACCCGGATTCGGATCTTCCCCAGGTCCGTTACCTGACGTCGACAAACAAGCGAAACGCATTCTAAATTCTTTATATTCCATTTCTCCGAAGTCCCCAAAAAGAAAATTCGTACTAGTAGGACATTCTTACGGCGGACCGGTGGCCGCGAGAATCGCCGCCTTAGAAGGGAACAGCGTGACTCATCTGGTGCTCCTCGCTGCCGCACTGGATCCCGAAAAAGAAGAACTAAAATGGTACAACCGCGCGGCAAATACCGGGCTTGCAAGATCTGTTTTACCGGCCGATCTTCTTACCAGCAATCTGGAAATGCTTCCGATGAAGGAACAGTTGTTGGCGATCGAGCCCGATTGGAAAAAACTGAAGGCGGAAGTCTATATCATGCAAGGTGGGAAAGACAGCCTCGTTTCTCCGGAAAATCTGAATTTCGCACGGCGCACGTTCCCGTTGCGATCCATCGTAAAGGAAATTTACCTGCCGGAAGAAGGCCATTTTCTACCATGGAAAAACTTTTCGACGGTGAAAGGACTCCTTTCGGAGATTTCCGGAAAACGAGACTAGTTACTCCATCAAAGACGGATGGAGTAACCGAAGGACCAGATCACGCTGTGAAGCGGTATTTTTTGGGCTAGATGATGGTTGACTAAGGCCTGCTTGATGTTCGGATCCAAGTTCGAGTTCGCGATGGAATTAAGTACGATCTCGTTGGATGTTCCGTAACTTTTGGAAGGGTTCACGGTCAACCCGTCGTTGGAATTCGCGGGGAGAGGCTGGACCGTACTCGCTCCCGGAACCACTCCGACCGTCTGTCCGCCGACTATATTCGGATAATAATAATTGTTATCTATCATATAAGTGTTCGGACGATATACGTCGGTCAAAGAGGCGAAAAACGAGGAATAACGCACCATCAGCTTGAAATCCAAATTCTTGAATCCCGATCTCCTGTCTATGTTATCGTTATAATATTGGTAACCTAAATCGATCCCGGGTTGTACCTTGAAGTCCTTGGTTATATCGTATTCATGGTGGATCGAAAACCGATGAAACGTGCTACCGTTGAACGCGTTCGTAGGATAACCGGAGTCCATATCGTTTTGGCCGCCGATCGACGCCCCGCCGATCCTTTCGGAAGTGAATCGAATATTAAAGAAATAGGAAGGGTTCAGATACGTCAAAAACGGAAGATTCCAACCTGCGGTGAATAGCCCTAAGGCGAAACCGGGTTGCGTGTTCGCATAATAAATCATTCCCGTGTTAAAATCTCCGAGCCGGTTCGTTCTCCACCTGTACATCAGGACCGCGGCCAGAGCATCCCGGAGACCGTTCGTTTCCTTTCTCTGTTTGTACACCCCTGGATTTTGCAGAGCCTGGCTTAGGCTAACGTCGGGTGCAAACGGGGCGGCCTGGAATCCTCCGTCTACGTCCCGATTCGAACGACCGTTCAATGGAGAAAGTTCCCGAATGGTCAGATTCAACCCTTCCAGATTCGTGGGGATATTGACCACCGTATCCAGGATCAAGGACTTGGGAAGGCTGGAGTATTTCAGGTCTCCTCGTCTCGCATAAGCGTTTCCGAAGAAGCTATTCCCGTTGATGAACACGTCGTTGGTCAGAGATTGGCTCCAGGTCAGATCGAAATCCCTCTTTTTTTCCGGACCTGCGGAGACGGAAATTTTATTTATGATCTGATCCTTGGTCAACATTTCGGAAGACTTCTCTTCCTTTGCCGGAATGTTTTGGTTCCGGATATGCTGGACGATTTCAGACTTAGGAATCCGAATGGGAATCCCCTCCGAAAAGCTGAAAATGAAATCGTCGGGTCCTTCTTTTTCCAAGGTCAGGTCCGAAAGCCTTCTACCTGACCGCAACACGACCTCGTCCGCGTCCAAGTCCAATTGAAGCGGAAGAGAAATCGAAAGGAATAAAACGGAAAAAACCCGTTTGAACGGGAACCTTCTAACATTTGGATTCATTGTCGTCTCCTAAACAATTCGATCCACCACCCTCCAAGGGCGGTTTCTCTTAGTTTTATAGTTCAAGAACTATTGAACTTTTAAAAAATCCGACGGTCCAAGTAGATAAATAGTTCAATAGTTCTTGAATTTTTATACTATTTCGTCAAAAAAGAACAGAGATCCCAATGTCCAAAACTCCCCCGCACCCGACCTTAGACCAAATCCAGCTTTCGACGATTTTCGAAGCGGTGAGTGATCCGATCCGGAGAAAAATCCTACTGAAATTGCTCGAAGTCGAGGAAGCAAACTGTTCTGCATTTTTGGAATATGCTTCGAAAACGAATCTTTCCTATCATATAGGAAAATTGAGAGAGGCGGGGCTTACCAAAACCAGATTGGAAGGAACGCAAAAATTTCTATCCTTACGCAACCGGGATCTTGAAAAAAAATTTCCGGGCCTACTCCGTGCGATCCTCGAAAGTTCCAGAAAAGAAAACAAATGATCGGAAGGCGGAAAAATCCGCTCGCGTAACTCCGGGCTACTGGAAATATATACCTCTGGAATTCTAATATACGCTTCCGTAATAACAGGTAAAAGACATGTCCGACCCATCGATCGTATCCGTCCAAAATGTTTCTAAAACCTACGCAACCGGTTTTCAGGCGTTGAAAAACATAAATCTCGAGATCAAAGAAGGAGAGATTATCGCTCTCTTAGGCCCGAACGGAGCCGGTAAAACCACTTTGATCTCCTTGGTCTGCGGTTTAGTGAATGCGAGCGAAGGTTCCGTTACGGTAGGTGGCTACGATATTCTGAAGAATTATCGTCGGACCAGATCCATGATCGGG
The genomic region above belongs to Leptospira fletcheri and contains:
- a CDS encoding phosphate ABC transporter substrate-binding protein, producing MKNIFQKIIAITAILVSGSVFAEEKKTITIKGSDTMVILVQKWAETYPDKKVQFQVTGGGSGTGIAALINGTTDICSSSRPLKPQEIHQLKEKYNSNGVEIKVAVDGLSLYINKKNPVSHLTLAQIRDIFTGKVTNWKDVGGEDHKIILYSRENNSGTYEYFKEHVLEKKDFDPAAQHMVGTAALVNAVGKDKWGIGYGGAAYASEVKEVAVAIDDKSKPELPTETNILSNKYPISRYLYFYLREVPKDDTKKFVDWVIGKDGQKVVHDVGYFPLKKK
- the pstC gene encoding phosphate ABC transporter permease subunit PstC; translation: MSKFESLLRYLLHPQKRRVDSFAEFTIKVVAATSILLILLIFLFVFKEASSLFFSPPKAKISSETQVPSSYGEAPTSYGSDAPSEYNPDGGGQIHLGPKPTAKEEVPNEEPSLWENLIGTIWQPISTIPKFGILPLIVGTAKTTFIAILIGAPLAILAALNVTFFLPMRIREFIKPTIELLASFPSVVIGFFCLMDVATVVKSVFDLDFRLNAITGGIGLSIAVIPIIFTVAEDALNTVPQSYRQASLALGATEWQTAYRVMLPAALPGVFAAVLLGIGRAFGETMIALMATGNAPLMSFGVFDPSRTFAATIGAEMGEVIWGSNHYNILFLLGVLLFVFTFSLNAVTELYVKKRLMKKFHGS
- the pstA gene encoding phosphate ABC transporter permease PstA, whose amino-acid sequence is MKWKKVRLNRKRRLKDRIATIVAEGIPMLSTILIVSLILLMLGNFIFRGLLNVTWEFLSAAPKNNNLEGGIFPAIYGTVYLVFIMILFSIPIGTATGIFLAEYTDRDSRFTSTLRFAINTLAGVPSIVFGLFGVGFFIQFVGKGIDSVAGHSAPVWGKPAILWSAATLAVLTLPVIIISVEETMRSIPREMREASLALGATKWQTIWNLVLPNSVTGILTGAILAIGRGAGEVAPIMFVGVVYSLPDLPTKLTDQFMHLGYHLFVLATQSPDVDKALPKQYATTLVLLALTFGMSFFATYIRFRIRKNKGRLGA
- the pstB gene encoding phosphate ABC transporter ATP-binding protein PstB → MKESHKVKIKSRHFDFFYGESQALHEISLDIHAKKVTAFIGPSGCGKSTFLRSINRMNDVIDGTSVGGKLEIDGINIYDPLMNVVELRKRVGMVFQKSFPFPKSIYENIAFGLKMNFKLSKSEMDGVIEESLKKAAIWKEVKDRLNDSALGLSGGQQQRLCIARAIAMNPEVILMDEPCSALDPISTKKVEEFIAEFKDSYTIVIVTHNMQQAARISDYTGLFYMGKLMEFDTTKKIFNNPSKKETEDYISGKFG
- a CDS encoding carboxylate--amine ligase, with amino-acid sequence MKLEDANETSLLRLFDPMEFWPAWKLYLPVVPWIAFLSFRSLRPGSFSSLGFGTIAAANPGIPLGGLVGESKFDILSRLSPEYVLKNFRVDGDSRNEESVEREMRKLGLDFPVIIKPDAGQRGQGVRIARRKEDLRSLLAESNVPLLVQEFHPGPYEAGIFYYRYPGQKSGKIFSITRKVFPRVTGDGKSTLENLVLSHPRFRIQKEVFQNRFPEIWKRVLPSGETLPLTEAGNHCQGTLFLDGKEWMSPELEDEIQKATSPFEDFYFGRYDVRFSSPEELKLGKKFKIVELNGVTSESTNLYDPRFSVRERYTILFKQWEILFRIGRESKGKKAGLFPILAALWNFYKGGRKISDLSV
- a CDS encoding adenylate/guanylate cyclase domain-containing protein; the encoded protein is MRIVIPFDREEVRVKFRFLNFVFFLVGDPKKNSMEHRLFNSVALINGSLNIIGSVFLPPSEYYLRILLLNSVSGVALLAMYYLSRVKSIYYSLYWPFNLTILMYLSSVWFLNGGSQGGNHYYFIPALVIATVLLRDQNVFLVYGLYALFTMTLYGLEYFYPNFIVQTNDTRELRYGDLAGNYLFVQILTGILIFIMARNLNVERGKSENLLRNILPETIADELKKNERVAPIRYENVSVLFTDMAGFTRISESMTPEELVGELDLFFKYFDRVTKRYGLEKIKTIGDSYMAAGGLPVPNSTHAVDAVLCGLEFQEFMLKNKIEREQAGLPSWSLRLGIHCGSVVAGVIGTEKFAYDIWGDTVNTASRMESSGLPGEVNISKQTYELVKDFFDCEPRGLVKAKNKGEIEMYLVKGIRPDLVDPGTKDTPSHSFWRLYSALEGQEKQEIS
- a CDS encoding alpha/beta fold hydrolase; the protein is MTEAEALQDFSRAGVAYKEIDTNQGSDSAIHSVSVGCLGKTDKDLLVFIHGSPGNWIHFWRYMKDPDLLSAFCMIGLDRPGFGSSPGPLPDVDKQAKRILNSLYSISPKSPKRKFVLVGHSYGGPVAARIAALEGNSVTHLVLLAAALDPEKEELKWYNRAANTGLARSVLPADLLTSNLEMLPMKEQLLAIEPDWKKLKAEVYIMQGGKDSLVSPENLNFARRTFPLRSIVKEIYLPEEGHFLPWKNFSTVKGLLSEISGKRD
- a CDS encoding ArsR/SmtB family transcription factor translates to MSKTPPHPTLDQIQLSTIFEAVSDPIRRKILLKLLEVEEANCSAFLEYASKTNLSYHIGKLREAGLTKTRLEGTQKFLSLRNRDLEKKFPGLLRAILESSRKENK